In Nicotiana tabacum cultivar K326 chromosome 21, ASM71507v2, whole genome shotgun sequence, one DNA window encodes the following:
- the LOC142175309 gene encoding uncharacterized protein LOC142175309 — MRILKNKIRAKLFKVQLKGNSRKMQWLIEMVYLLGVSKNLKKALKYLLPPLVLEEPFLEKHKLHHYRRRIGFPNAIANSSGKIWLFWDNDYSCNVISDKSQQITLEVKHITKHEPLWITVVYAKTKARRKKNLWRQLTRISNQIDIPWSIGGDFNIIMDASEKKGGNLHRLSKSIDFIKCMDECGMSDVGYSRSDYTWTNGRKKWKRILQRLDRVFYNDAWSSSFPIAIVRHLPKTGSDHNVLLYNCAEATTPPIKYFRCLDFWVDQPDSLRVVEEFWEEKPYRNAMYILHQKLKNLSHCLIRWSRENIGNIFYKVEEHEQQIENMVIIYDHDESEINISRLYSLYAKGLKQGNPLSPGLFVIAAETLSKALNHLHTKEKYNGFSMNNRGPRINHLAYADDVVIFTSSDKCSIKKVMKTLHQYEEAPGQKISKEKSFILTSNYVSDQRKNMIKRVTNYNYQSFPFKYLGCSIFPGRKKICYYVDIAKKVMFKINGWQGNIFSLGGRAILIKHVLQSQAFHTFDAASPPKAILRKLEKYFSNFFWRKAENKNKYHWSSWNNICYPFEEGGAGFKKLDDLCKTFTAKRWWRLRIDDNLWAQFMKAKYFSRSHPVARALDFGTSTWKEFMHLKRRLNLTSCGKLTREVSPSGGTTGHVLGHWLKINIYASSNNSIKKAGIGGIVRNRNGELVMAFAKALQFCTNNQSETQAAYYILNWCKTKGITNIILGMDSLIVVNMLKGIYRPPWELEDDITYMRQIIQSQNIAIEYCYREGNESADAPSKH, encoded by the exons ATGAGAATCTTGAAAAACAAAATACGAGCAAAACTATTCAAAGTCCAGCTAAAAGGGAACTCAAGAAAGATGCAGTGGTTAATAGAGATGGTCTATCTCCTAGGGGTGTCAAAGAACCTCAAAAAAGCTCTAAAATATCTACTACCACCTCTAgtactagag GAACCATTTCTAGAGAAGCATAAATTGCATCATTATAGAAGAAGGATTGGCTTCCCCAATGCCATTGCTAACTCTTCTGGAAAAATTTGGCTCTTTTGGGATAATGACTACTCCTGTAACGTAATCAGTGATAAATCTCAACAAATAACTCTGGAAGTTAAGCATATTACGAAACATGAACCTCTATGGATTACTGTGGTATATGCTAAAACCAAGGCTAGAAGAAAGAAGAATTTGTGGAGACAGTTGACTAGAATTAGTAATCAGATAGACATACCATGGTCTATTGGTGGTGATTTTAATATTATTATGGATGCTAGTGAGAAAAAAGGAGGGAATCTCCATAGGCTCAGCAAAAGTATTGATTTCATCAAATGTATGGATGAGTGTGGTATGTCTGATGTTGGTTACTCTAGGAGTGATTATACTTGGACTAATGGAAGGAAAAAATGGAAGAGGATTCTTCAAAGATTAGACAGAGTCTTCTATAATGACGCATGGTCCTCTAGTTTCCCTATAGCTATTGTGAGGCATCTCCCTAAAACAGGGTCTGATCATAATGTATTACTCTACAATTGTGCTGAAGCAACTACTCCTCCTATAAAATATTTCAGGTGTTTGGATTTTTGGGTAGATCAACCTGACTCTTTGAGGGTGGTTGAAGAGTTTTGGGAGGAGAAACCTTACAGAAATGCTATGTACATCTTGCACCAAAAGTTGAAAAATCTTTCTCATTGTCTTATTAGATGGTCTAGAGAGAATATtggaaatattttttataaagttGAAGAACACGAGCAACAGATTGAAaatatggtgattatttatgatCATGATGAGAGTGAAATCAACATAAGTAGACTTTACTCTCTTTATGCTAA GGGTTTAAAACAAGGCAATCCTCTCTCTCCAGGTCTTTTTGTCATTGCTGCTGAAACTTTATCTAAAGCTTTAAATCATCTCCATACCAAggaaaaatataatgggttctcTATGAACAATAGGGGTCCTAGGATTAATCACCTTGCTTATGCAGATGATGTTGTCATATTCACTTCTAGTGACAAATGTTCTATCAAGAAGGTCATGAAGACCCTTCATCAATATGAAGAGGCCCCAGGTCAGAAAATTAGTAAGGAAAAAAGTTTCATTCTAACTTCTAATTATGTCTCTGATCAGAGAAAGAACATGATTAAGAGAGTTACTAACTACAACTACCAATCCTTTCCGTTTAAGTATTTGGGTTGCTCTATCTTTCCTGGAAGGAAAAAGATTTGTTACTATGTTGATATTGCAAAAAAGGTTATGTTCAAGATTAATGGTTGGCAGGGAAATATCTTTTCTTTAGGTGGGAGAGCTATTTTGATTAAACATGTTCTACAATCTCAGGCTTTCCACACATTTGATGCAGCCTCTCCTCCCAAAGCTATTCTTAGGAAACTTGAGAAGTACTTCTCTAATTTTTTCTGGAGAAAAgctgaaaataaaaacaaataccaTTGGAGCTCTTGGAATAATATTTGTTATCCATTTGAGGAAGGAGGAGCTGGATTTAAGAAGTTGGATGATTTGTGTAAAACTTTTACTGCCAAAAGATGGTGGAGACTTAGAATTGATGATAATCTCTGGGCTCAGTTCATGAAAGCAAAATACTTTTCTAGAAGTCATCCTGTGGCTAGAGCCTTGGATTTTGGTACATCTACTTGGAAAGAATTTATGCATTTGAAAAGAAGATTAAACCTCACATCTTGTGGAAAGTTAACGAGGGAAGTATCTCCTTCTGGTGGGACAACTGGACATGTCTTGGGCCATTGG CTCAAGATCAACATTTATGCGAGCAGCAATAATAGCATCAAGAAAGCCGGAATAGGAGGGATTGTTAGAAATAGAAATGGAGAGCTTGTTATGGCTTTTGCCAAAGCCCTACAATTTTGTACTAACAATCAATCGGAAACTCAAGCGGCCTACTATATTTTAAACTGGTGTAAAACTAAAGGCATCACTAAcattatattggggatggactctCTTATCGTTGTTAATATGCTTAAAGGCATATATAGACCTCCTTGGGAATTGGAAGATGACATTACATATATGAGGCAAATCATTCAGTCTCAGAATATTGCTATCGAATATTGTTACAGAGAGGGGAATGAGTCTGCGGATGCACCATCCAAACATTAA